A single region of the Chitinispirillum alkaliphilum genome encodes:
- a CDS encoding acetyltransferase GNAT family — MEKNTVVLKTEITDLVLSSFKLGYADSFSTYANNLKIWNLSRDEFPHPYTLEDAKSYIEDVKDSKTHFCILYKNEPIGDIHLNHQTDILKNSAALGYWLAEPYWGNGFITTAIARITEYAFSDLGLNRVFAKLFATNIGSEKALIKAGFEKEGLFKNAIIKNGAFLNQLQYARTLSK, encoded by the coding sequence TTGGAGAAAAACACCGTGGTTTTAAAAACAGAAATTACAGATTTAGTTTTATCTTCATTTAAATTGGGGTATGCAGATTCATTTTCGACATATGCAAACAATTTAAAAATATGGAATTTATCCCGAGACGAATTCCCGCATCCTTATACCCTGGAAGATGCCAAATCATACATTGAAGATGTTAAAGATTCAAAAACTCATTTTTGTATTCTATATAAAAACGAACCAATTGGAGACATACACTTAAACCATCAAACAGATATATTAAAAAATTCCGCAGCACTTGGATATTGGTTAGCTGAACCATATTGGGGAAATGGTTTTATTACAACCGCAATTGCAAGAATCACTGAATATGCTTTCTCTGATTTAGGACTGAATCGTGTATTTGCAAAATTGTTCGCAACAAACATAGGTTCCGAAAAAGCGCTTATTAAAGCCGGATTTGAAAAAGAAGGGCTGTTCAAAAATGCAATAATCAAAAATGGAGCATTCCTTAACCAACTGCAATATGCCAGAACATTGTCAAAATAA
- a CDS encoding Tellurite resistance protein TehB, protein MDSPFWEKTYREDDISTFGEPSIEIKQLSQELDKNSKILDVGCGEGRNAIYLAENGFDVEAFDISDAGIGKLTSCADSKSLSVNAYTCSIDQFVFKSRYDCIIMHGVLHLVHRNVWENFLLEVKNHTSQNGLNIIAIFTDILPIPNDLTDHCIGLFKDGELKNIYQDWQIEQFDSYQFTDTHPGNIIHEHAANKIIARNRTRLE, encoded by the coding sequence ATGGATTCACCATTTTGGGAAAAGACTTACAGAGAAGATGATATTTCTACGTTTGGAGAGCCGAGCATAGAAATTAAGCAATTATCTCAGGAGTTGGACAAAAACTCAAAAATTTTAGATGTTGGTTGCGGAGAAGGGCGAAATGCAATTTATCTGGCTGAAAATGGTTTTGATGTCGAAGCTTTTGATATATCAGATGCAGGGATAGGCAAACTCACCAGTTGTGCAGACAGTAAATCTCTTTCAGTAAATGCTTATACTTGTTCAATTGATCAGTTTGTTTTCAAATCAAGATATGATTGCATTATCATGCATGGTGTTCTCCATCTGGTGCATCGAAACGTCTGGGAAAACTTTTTGTTGGAAGTTAAAAATCACACCAGTCAAAATGGTTTAAACATTATAGCTATTTTTACTGATATTCTGCCTATACCCAATGATTTGACGGATCATTGTATAGGACTTTTCAAGGATGGCGAGCTCAAAAACATTTACCAGGATTGGCAAATTGAACAATTCGATTCATATCAGTTTACTGATACCCATCCGGGTAATATCATTCATGAGCATGCGGCAAATAAAATAATTGCACGGAACAGGACTCGCCTGGAGTAA